The following coding sequences are from one Culex quinquefasciatus strain JHB chromosome 1, VPISU_Cqui_1.0_pri_paternal, whole genome shotgun sequence window:
- the LOC6046917 gene encoding frataxin homolog, mitochondrial: MSALVLFRSVRRITPQLWTRSSSCLTSRLQVPTQPHTVPECSPLHRQVTITNLRSVTTNPNDFIAASLIDSVTFEAVCSDTLESLCDYFEQLVEETSFLKAADVTYGDGVLTVNLGQPYGTYVINRQSPNRQIWLSSPTSGPKRYDFVPDKSTVNEGCWVYKHDGVSLHELLQEEMGAITKGEVQFLELPHSRRK, translated from the coding sequence ATGAGCGCACTCGTCTTGTTCCGCTCCGTTCGCCGGATCACACCTCAGCTGTGGACACGCTCTTCATCCTGCTTGACCAGCCGACTTCAAGTCCCAACTCAACCTCACACCGTTCCCGAATGCTCGCCCCTGCACCGGCAAGTCACCATCACCAACCTCCGTTCCGTCACGACCAACCCGAACGACTTCATCGCCGCGTCCCTCATCGATTCCGTAACGTTCGAGGCGGTCTGCTCGGACACGCTCGAATCGCTGTGCGACTACTTCGAGCAGCTGGTCGAGGAGACGAGCTTCCTGAAGGCGGCCGACGTGACGTACGGGGACGGCGTCCTCACGGTGAACCTGGGCCAACCGTACGGGACGTACGTGATCAATCGGCAGTCGCCGAACCGGCAGATTTGGCTCAGCTCGCCCACGAGTGGGCCCAAGCGGTACGACTTTGTTCCGGACAAGTCCACGGTGAACGAGGGCTGCTGGGTGTACAAGCACGATGGGGTGTCGCTGCACGAGCTGTTGCAGGAGGAGATGGGCGCGATTACGAAGGGCGAGGTGCAGTTTTTGGAGCTGCCGCACAGTAGGAGGAAGTAG
- the LOC6046918 gene encoding uncharacterized protein LOC6046918, whose protein sequence is MKRKHWGGFEDGSDKKKEVASNEIILPMTKMEKFQQIKLPYTISREKRIPLKNPLVTQTVEVMNQTEMIQTLIDTYSTKSGYSYILNPCQLMPNIDFPPANTADLSRNEKITRPFWFVNPHDSSFTRGQPRNYPKLTRPVLMQALRKVICGLLRVAGFSEINESALIMMVDGMDQYMRLMCESMRDVLVSEGRETESFLDILTLERGYFSVTKRSVTSLHNYYKDIGNKNKNEIREFKDIFQEYDKLLQENHQSAAQSMHSNSSRVKEEDYMSFLDGNSQHQGQAGTMATMDGTSTINIISFLNGEENVGLLEGNILDSANSNDNIVQQHSQESFHSEN, encoded by the exons ATGAAGCGAAAACATTGGGGTGGCTTCGAGGATGGCAGTGACAAAAAGAAGGAAGTGGCGTCCAACGAGATTATTCTGCCGATGACCAAAATGGAAAAGTTCCAACAGATTAAGTTGCCGTACACGATTTCACGCGAAAAGAG GATTCCTCTGAAGAACCCGCTGGTCACGCAAACGGTCGAAGTGATGAACCAAACCGAGATGATTCAGACGCTGATTGATACATACTCGACCAAGTCCGGGTACAGTTACATCCTGAACCCGTGCCAGCTGATGCCCAACATTGACTTCCCGCCGGCCAATACGGCCGACCTGAGTCGGAACGAGAAGATTACAAGACCGTTCTGGTTCGTAAACCCGCACGACAGCAGTTTCACGCGAGGTCAACCCCGGAACTACCCCAAGTTGACCCGACCAGTGCTGATGCAGGCCCTCCGGAAGGTCATCTGCGGTCTGCTGCGGGTGGCTGGGTTCTCGGAGATTAACGAATCGGCGCTGATCATGATGGTTGACGGGATGGACCAGTACATGCGGCTGATGTGCGAATCGATGCGGGATGTGCTGGTCAGCGAGGGCCGGGAGACGGAGTCTTTCCTGGACATTTTGACGCTGGAGCGGGGCTACTTCTCGGTCACGAAGCGAAGCGTTACGAGCTTGCACAATTACTACAAGGACATTGGCAATAAGAACAAGAACGAGATTCGCGAGTTCAAGGACATCTTCCAGGAGTACGACAAGCTGCTGCAGGAGAATCACCAGAGTGCGGCGCAGagcatgcactcgaacagcagCCGGGTCAAGGAGGAGGATTACATGAGCTTCCTGGACGGGAACTCGCAGCATCAGGGACAGGCGGGAACGATGGCCACGATGGACGGCACCTCGACGATCAACATCATCAGCTTTCTCAACGGAGAGGAGAATGTCGGACTCCTCGAGGGAAACATTCTCGATTCAGCCAACTCTAACGACAACATCGTTCAGCAACACTCTCAGGAATCGTTTCACTCAGAAAACTAA